A DNA window from Macrobrachium rosenbergii isolate ZJJX-2024 chromosome 41, ASM4041242v1, whole genome shotgun sequence contains the following coding sequences:
- the LOC136826717 gene encoding carbohydrate sulfotransferase 12-like: MFPWSDPRRKNVPPASQVLVKPKHQTGTYQEDIVVGDKIEWTKDVERERRKELRQRSLKAKHECEKDDRGRLRRHMGKVYDHLKWVTEHALIYCPIFKAGSTTWMKNLLTLAGEANFNASLHAKVTSLYPTPNGRQRIENLLQKSLKFMIVRHPFERLLSAYRDKMLRVLKTEDPYRQTQLTILKDYGHIGTNTSAPGALSNGGASRENSHPSFLQFLYKVRDDMKFFWKVMDGAVVDPHWTPYWYSCAPCQIQYDIIAKMETLDIDQEFIIHAANLQDTLVNARTHASKFDGYSDSETAANDYFRGVPLGLLKELEQLYWPDFRLFGYDADKYFKMTQGGT, from the exons ATGTTTCCCTGGTCCGATCCCAGAAGGAAGAACGTGCCGCCTGCCTCTCAGGTTCTGGTGAAACCGAAGCATCAGACGGGAACTTACCAGGAAGACATTGTCGTTGGCGATAAGATCGAATGG ACCAAAGACGTCGAGCGGGAACGTCGAAAGGAGCTTCGACAGCGGTCCCTCAAAGCTAAGCACGAGTGTGAAAAGGACGACAGGGGGAGGCTTCGACGTCATATGGGAAAGGTGTATGACCACCTGAAATGGGTCACTGAGCATGCGCTCATCTACTGCCCCATATTTAAG GCCGGGTCTACGACCTGGATGAAGAACCTGCTGACGCTGGCCGGGGAGGCGAATTTCAACGCGAGCCTCCACGCTAAGGTCACCAGCCTCTACCCGACGCCCAACGGGCGCCAGAGGATCGAAAACCTCCTGCAGAAGTCGCTGAAGTTCATGATCGTCAGGCATCCCTTCGAGCGGCTCCTCTCGGCTTACAG AGACAAAATGCTGCGAGTACTGAAGACTGAAGATCCCTACCGACAGACTCAGCTGACAATCCTCAAGGACTACGGTCACATAGGAACCAATACCTCGGCCCCAGGTGCCCTTAGCAACGGAGGGGCATCTAGGGAAAACTCACACCCGTCCTTCCTGCAGTTTCTGTACAAAGTTCGCGACGACATGAAGTTCTTCTG GAAAGTCATGGATGGCGCAGTCGTAGACCCCCACTGGACGCCATATTGGTACTCCTGCGCTCCTTGTCAGATCCAGTACGACATTATCGCAAAAATGGAAACCCTCGATATAGACCAGGAATTCATCATCCACGCGGCCAATCTTCAGGATACTCTAGTCAACGCTCGCACCCATGCATCAAA ATTCGACGGATATTCGGACTCAGAAACGGCTGCCAACGACTATTTCAGAGGCGTCCCCTTAGGATTGCTGAAAGAACTTGAACAACTCTACTGGCCAGACTTCAGACTCTTCGGATACGACGCTGATAAGTATTTCAAAATGACCCAGGGTGGCACATGA